The region TGGTTCCTCCTCCAATGGCCGAATCCTATGAGATGCTGACTGATTGGGGCTAcaaccacctccacctccacctccacctccaagGGTCCAATAGAAGAATAGTCCATCAAAGAAGTCCCTTTTGAAACATCCATGGATACcagatcaacaaaaaaaaaaccaattccaGCAGAAGATAAAAACCACTCAAATGCCCATTCAAGCCAAGCTTTGAATTTCAATCACAAAAGTATGTTTGATGGTAtgtctattttattcatttttttttatagtactTACGTCGTGTTCTCTATTTTAGTTACtcatttttactatttaattaaatttgtttttcctcAAGGATTTCTTTGTTGAAAGGAGAGGGAATGTTAGAGATTAAAAAATGCTTTGTTTGTACATTTGGTAAGTGAATAGTGAGCACTGTAGTTAGCGGTGTATAACCAGTTGCGGTTATTTCCTCATAACcataaccgcaaccgcaactGGGTTATACGGTTATTCTCATTTAAATAACCGTAATCGATTCCGATCTACCAGTTGTGGTTATTACCAACCGCCGGTTATCCGATTATTAAAAATCAGTTATTAATCGGGTAACCGGTTTTCATACTTcgttggttttttattttattttttaatccaatatccaaccattcaatattcaattaTGAATAGTAAATACTACTGGATGTGCATAATTTCATTTATCATTTACCATTCATTCATCTTAATGAGCTCACAATCAATCCgtagattaaataaaatgattgcaaataaaataaaatcaaacaaagaaatcttataaaatataatgacaattgtattgtaattaaaatatgaggGCAATTCAAAAAATGGTGTGTTTGATAAcagaattctaaaaaattaatatgattctgattttgctttgcttttttcaaaaacaaataatattatatttattttttaaaaaaacatatcatattttattcaactttttataaacaaatcatattttatttaacttattttaaaaagtcaaattttaaaattcgcgcactaaataataattgaattataattttaaaaattcaacacccaaatgcaccaacctttcatattaaaaaacttaaagatGATTCATTCATTGAATTTAAAGGTTGAGTTTGAAGCCCATCtacaataaatattattatttttgtgtgtgtgtatgtataacCAATTACCGGTTACCCAgttttttaaaaccctataACTGGTAACCGCAGCCAGGGTACCTGGTTATCCAGTTGTGGTTATTTTCGGTTTTCTAATTATCCGGTTAGCGATTGTTGGCGGTTATTAGCAGTTAATAACTGCCTCCTAACTATAGTTGCTCACCAAATGTTTCTTCAAATTACTAAGCACGATGCAACTCATTTCCATTTTAGCGTCACGTTCTTAACATAACTTAAGAAGGGGCATCACTGTACATAAGAACTTGGGAAATGCTACacatctcaattttttatttttttattttattttttttcaaaatttggttctcaaatgatgtgttaCAATCTAATGTTGTGAACCAAATTTTGAGAAATCTTGTATTTCTCTAAGAACTTATGTACATTGGCAAGCTTATTGGCTGGAGAAGAGATTATTTAGTGATGAGGATGAGTGATGAATGTTGAGAGGCTTAATGTGGATGGGGATATGGATGGGCATacactttaaattattttatcaattattaaCTGTTACATCGGTTTATAAAGAGGTTGTAAAAACTGCAATACTTTAAGCATTGTCCCATAACCTAATTAGTTGTAGTACTAGCACCCTTTGGATATACTTACTTTTAATGTTTTAGATACTACAGTTTTTATTATGATTCTTTGTAGCAATTTATGTAATTATGTAAGTGTCACGTGGTATAATAtgagtgaaaaaaattaaaataataaatttaacaaGTAAATATAATTGTTTTGTGATTGACTTAATAAGTGTCACGTAAATTAACGTggtaatttataaattttttaatttatatttaaaagagAAGGATAGCAAAGGATTTGAATACATGGAGGAAGTTGGgtaaattatgttaattttgatatttaaaacaaaatgaCAGCAAAGGAGCCTCGATAAAATCATAAAACGTGTTTGATGAAAGTTATAATTTTATACCCTTTGAGCCATGCCTTAATTATGTATTCCACTCTCTTCGAATTAACTGGAAGTCTCCAGAGCCAATGATCCATGGAACCTTGGTCCCCCAAAATCCAACTCAGCTTTTGGTCGGCGCATGCACGTGGAGCACACGTCACCCGATGCATCACGATCTCCACAAATTTGGAGaaagtaataattaatgattttagaGTTTTTTATAAGAGATCCAGCATTCCGGCCACCTACCTAGACAATGATCCTTGTATGTATTCTCACACAATTATCTTGGTCTTAATCTCCACGGCCTTCTCCACCCGTCTGATTTCCGAATCTGAAACTAAAGGAAAACAACGAACGGTTCTGATGATGTAGCCCATCTAGTCACCATACACCCACAGCCATAAGTGATAAAACTCGCGAATCAAGTGTATGAGCTGGCATTTGTTGGATGCTAGGGCGCACAGCATCCTAGGGTTGGGTAGGGCAGTTGGGACGCAGAAAGacctactattttttttttttttttttttttttgtacgtgAAAGAACTAGTATTTAAAAACGCAAAGAACTCCTAGGCCGTTAGATATATCTACCGTCCATTCATTCTATTTCGAAATTCAAACCCGATCTCAACCGAGCAAAATGAAGGAAAATATGCTCCCGGGGACCACAGTAGCATGGCTTCGAGCAGCATCTACAGGTGTACCTACTGTACCCGTTTGGCTCGGCGCTATTTTAATTAGTATTTAAGACCCTTTTTTTGCAAGATATTTTGGGAGTAACCCATAAAGTAATCGGATTTATAATTAGCCAACAGCTGGCTCTATCTCTTTCCTCTCTGCGCAACACGTCTACAATGGCTTCGCTCTGCGCTCTCTCTCCACCGTCcacttctgcttcttcttcttcttctcgtccGCAACTTCATCAGCGCGGCTTTCCCTCTACTTTTAGAAtccgagcttcttcttcttcttcttcttcggattCTTCGGCTTCCACTTCTTCGCCGAGAGTGGTGGTGACCAGAGAGCGTGGCAAGAACGGCAAGCTCATCAAAGCTCTGGTACTCGTTTTTCACTCCGTGCTCTTAACTTTATCTGCTATTTGCTTAGatgtctatttgaatttgcgTTCTGTTGGacttctagggttttggaatggCTTATCTTGCTTTTTCCTTACAGTCATATGAATTGATCTTATAGTTTCGCGTTCTCATTGTTTGTGCTCAAATCGTTTACAGTATTTTTGTACTTGTTTTTTTTGAGTGTGGCTCGATGTTTATTTTTACATTAGGCGTTTGATTTAATGTGGAGAAAAACTTGGCATTTTCATCGTTTTGTCTATTTGATACGATGAAATAGACAAAATTCTCACATTTGTTGGCACTCTCACCAAAATTCTCACATAACAAAGACGAAATGTGTTGAAGCTGTTGCATTAGCTGCGTGTGTCATTGAGACTGATTGTACATTCCAAGAAAATCCACTTTTCATCATTTAAGAATCTTCTTTAAGCTACATTTGTAGtgtctcccccccccccccccccccccccccccccccctttttcttttattttattttctataacgTGAAAAAAAAGCATGCTGTTAACATGGTGTTATTGATGGTTTTTCTTACCATTCTAATCAGTTGCCACAAAACTGGACATATaaagttattttaattttttttttccttttgtaaaaaaaaaatttaatattaattatttacacTATTATTGTTATCATTACTATTTTGTTAATGCCTCTATAACTTTGATGACACCTCTGTTAAAACTGATAATGATTTCATGGTATTTTGACAATAATGAATTAAGTGGAAACATTGCTTTATCTGTCCACTACAAGAGAACATATTATAGTAGGATCCTTGTTGCATGGGTGGTCAAATATCTCTTGGAATTAAGATTAAATTTCTAAATGTTGGATACAGGCTAAGCATGGGATCAACTGTCTGGAGCTTCCCCTCGTTCAGCATACACACGGGCCTGATAGGGATATGCTTTCTTCTGTAATAAGTGGTAAGGTCATGATCTTTGTGGTGGTATGGAACGATTTTTTTAGTGCAAGTTCCAGTGATTCCATTCCTGCCAGGGATCATTGTTAGAGTAGTGTTTGGACTGCCTGAGCTTACTCGATGTTTGCCTTATTCACTGTCTTCTTCTCTGTGGCATCATGTAATATTAGCTGGAATTAGGTGACACTCGATGTTTTTCATTCATCAGAGAGAATGCTGTTTTGTGGCTACCATATGGCCCGGATCAATTTGGGCTCATGAATATGAAATGAGATATGCTTAGGACAGTCACTACTAAGCGTGATTTATTCCTTCTTTTTAAATTGAAGatggttttacttttgctttttattttttccaaattatGATTCAGACAGTCGAGTGGCTTTTTACCTATTATGATGCTTAAGTCTAGGATTTATTGttcacttctttcttcttttgtgttTATGGCAGCAGACACTACATTTGACTGGATTGTAATAACTTCCCCTCAGGCGGGTTCGGTCTTTCTGGAAGCATGGAAGTAAGGGTTAGAACTTTTCAACTATACTCTGACGCACTTAATGTAAAACCATTGTTGCCTGAAATTTTTTCTGGAAGATGTGACTTGTGTTTTTTGTTCGTGCTTTGTCTCTTCTGTCTTCTTGATCTGCTTGTTGTCCTTAATCCTAGGATGtgcatattatattttttgactAAAACATTTTCTCCTGTATCTATGCATATGGTGATtggctttttaaaatttttaaatttgttatgCCTTAGGTGTTAAAAATCTTTATTAGATTATGTTTTTtccatgctctctctctctctctctctctctctctctctctctctcacacacacacacacacacacacacagttgcCCCACACACAGACATTTATCGGATGCAATTTAGCTTATCATAAATAGGGTGTCTTGCTtctgtggagggaacgcaacgatagacagttcgaggacaaagaaagaatcattgaggagctcatttattttttcttttattctttgtactcttggacggctgcgttcctcgcccccttagtgattagttttaatgattttcttgtcttgttctcttcttcttcttagtggCAGTTCTTGTACACTACCTTTGTACTTGATCGCTTTTTGcgttttaatgaaatttctcttacttatcaaaaaataaataaatagggtGTCTTGCttacccaaaaatataaaataatgtgTCTTAAAGAGATCTTTAATAAgctattcttttccttttcttttacaaaCTTGGCAAAAATGATAAACTTCATCTTAATTTAAAACCTTAGGGCTGCTGGGACCCCAAATGTTAATGTAGGTGTTGTGGGAGCTGGTACAGCGAGCGTTTTTGAGGACGTAAAGCAGTTCTCCAAGCAATCACTCAATGTTGCCTTTGCACCCTCAAAAGGTATTTGTCTGCATATGTATTTGCAGGCttacaataaaatttaaacctGCATTTTATTGCCTGTTATGCTTCATATACATTCCAATCCTATGCAGTGAGCACCAGAGGGCATTATCgaataagggttttttttttttttttttttaatttttaatttttaatttttttaatttttttataattaattaattaattaattaatttttatcttttatgaatgattatttaataagaATCTTGATAATCTGTATGAAGGAAACTTTTGGCATTTCAGATTGATGAGATGAATATGTTAGAGAGTTACATGTTAATGGCTTTGTGGTTGCAGAAATTTAATTTGTTGCATTGAGGAGACAATTATTGCCAATTCGTTTTGGTAGGGTTTGTTTTGTTACATTTAGGGTTTGTTCTTGACTCATCATTCACGCACATACACGTACATATGTACTTACAtacatgcttatatatatatatatggtttgattttgGACTAGTGTGGTGAGTTTCTTTCGAGTCTGCATCATTATTAGCATGAATTACTGTTTGTAATGTTTTGCTCATTGGATAATTCATTGTTCAGTAAAATGATTATAGTTTGTCTTTGTTAAGCATCACAATATGAATTTTTTATGTAAATTGTATTACTCCAGCTACAGGTAAGGTTTTGGCTTCTGAGCTTCCGAAGAATGGGAAAAGATGCAGAGTCTTATATCCTGCTTCTGCAAAAGCTAGCAATGAGATTGGTATGTGAAATGCTGCTTTTATATGCTTCCCTTTCCAATGTGGCCATCTTAACACTTAAAATCACTCTCTTAAATCTCATTACTTGATATTTCATGAGATTGCTTTGCATAATCAATCTGGTTGGTTGCACAATGATACATGTAAAATATTAGGTTAGATGGATGTACTTTGTGATCAAATATCACGTTTAAACTATTACCTTAAAGTGAGTATGCTTGCaacacaaaaacccaaaatgcaCTCTTCTCTCTCCAAAACACACAACCCCCACCTTTTGAATCTCCAACTGAAAGAGGAGGGTATTAcgacacccccccccccccccccccccccccttcctccTTCCCCCCCCTTTCCCGCCTCCTTGAAGGCTCTACCCGCCTCTTCTGAGGTCCTATCCGCCTCTTCGAAGGCCTTATCCATCTCCTTTGACGATATATCTCGGTTCAACAGCTCTGCTGGCTTCTCCTCCACCGCATATGGTCCGGTTTCCACCTCCTCTAGCCGTTCTCTACCTCGGATTCGCCcctttcttgaagttttttgattttattttttcaaaattagatCAGTCAACTTCAAGAAGCTTTACTGCCACACGCCATTCCTTCGTGATCTTGGCTCTCTTCGCTTCGCTCCGCCATCAGCCGTTTCACTGTTCGGCCAACACGGGCTGGTGCATGTGGGACACGTGGACAGCCCTCCACCTCCTTTCCGCTACCTTCCACCACTGCTGCCGATCTCTTGAGCTAGTCTTGATGTGTTGCTTTTGGTTTTTCTGggcattttgttgtttttaaatttttgtgtttCCTTGTGTTTCTATGTTTTTGCTGTAGTTGTTACCTTTCGGGTGTTTGGGTAGAGTTGAAGGGTGTCATGAGGGTCATGCCCCTATCTGAGTCCTTTGCATTGAGGGTTCAGCTAGGGTTGAAGGGTCTTTTGACGGTCTTGCCTCCATCCACACCTTCATATATCGCCTTTATTGGCAGCCACTTTTCTTGGTGTTCTTGCCAAGAATCTATATGGCTGCGTCATTCATTTGATGCAttcccttttattttctatttctcttaCTATTGCTTTTTGTCGGGTTGCACAGCCCAAATTTCTAGTTAGTTGTTTTCTTCTTATATGTCcgtacaaaaaaaaagggaaaaaaactATTACCTTAAAGTGTCTAGCGGTATACAGAACCCACAGAATATACCCAACAAGAGATAAATCATGTTAAGAAATTTGATAGAGGTTTTTTTACACTTGGGTACTTTGCAAAGGCTATTTCTGGTTAAATCATGAAAAAGATACACACTCAAATAGGCCAAGAATAATTGTCAAAGCTGCTGTGAACTATGAAGAGAAAAGGGTAGAAACATACAAAG is a window of Alnus glutinosa chromosome 4, dhAlnGlut1.1, whole genome shotgun sequence DNA encoding:
- the LOC133866581 gene encoding uroporphyrinogen-III synthase, chloroplastic isoform X1; the protein is MASLCALSPPSTSASSSSSRPQLHQRGFPSTFRIRASSSSSSSDSSASTSSPRVVVTRERGKNGKLIKALAKHGINCLELPLVQHTHGPDRDMLSSVISADTTFDWIVITSPQAGSVFLEAWKAAGTPNVNVGVVGAGTASVFEDVKQFSKQSLNVAFAPSKATGKVLASELPKNGKRCRVLYPASAKASNEIEEGLSGRGFEVTRLNTYTTVPVQHVDPVLLKQALSTPVVTVASPSAVRAWVKLILDSKKWNNSVACIGETTALAGKSLGLQNVYYPTQPGLEGRWVDSILEALGAHDHF
- the LOC133866581 gene encoding uroporphyrinogen-III synthase, chloroplastic isoform X2; translation: MASLCALSPPSTSASSSSSRPQLHQRGFPSTFRIRASSSSSSSDSSASTSSPRVVVTRERGKNGKLIKALAKHGINCLELPLVQHTHGPDRDMLSSVISADTTFDWIVITSPQAGSVFLEAWKAAGTPNVNVGVVGAGTASVFEDVKQFSKQSLNVAFAPSKATGKVLASELPKNGKRCRVLYPASAKASNEIEEGLSGRGFEVTRLNTYTTVPVQHVDPVLLKQALSTPVVTVASPSAVRAWVKLILDSKKWNNSVACIGETTALAGKSLGLQNVYYPTQPGLEGWVDSILEALGAHDHF
- the LOC133866581 gene encoding uroporphyrinogen-III synthase, chloroplastic isoform X3, with amino-acid sequence MASLCALSPPSTSASSSSSRPQLHQRGFPSTFRIRASSSSSSSDSSASTSSPRVVVTRERGKNGKLIKALAKHGINCLELPLVQHTHGPDRDMLSSVISDTTFDWIVITSPQAGSVFLEAWKAAGTPNVNVGVVGAGTASVFEDVKQFSKQSLNVAFAPSKATGKVLASELPKNGKRCRVLYPASAKASNEIEEGLSGRGFEVTRLNTYTTVPVQHVDPVLLKQALSTPVVTVASPSAVRAWVKLILDSKKWNNSVACIGETTALAGKSLGLQNVYYPTQPGLEGRWVDSILEALGAHDHF
- the LOC133866581 gene encoding uroporphyrinogen-III synthase, chloroplastic isoform X4, translating into MASLCALSPPSTSASSSSSRPQLHQRGFPSTFRIRASSSSSSSDSSASTSSPRVVVTRERGKNGKLIKALAKHGINCLELPLVQHTHGPDRDMLSSVISDTTFDWIVITSPQAGSVFLEAWKAAGTPNVNVGVVGAGTASVFEDVKQFSKQSLNVAFAPSKATGKVLASELPKNGKRCRVLYPASAKASNEIEEGLSGRGFEVTRLNTYTTVPVQHVDPVLLKQALSTPVVTVASPSAVRAWVKLILDSKKWNNSVACIGETTALAGKSLGLQNVYYPTQPGLEGWVDSILEALGAHDHF
- the LOC133866581 gene encoding uroporphyrinogen-III synthase, chloroplastic isoform X5, with translation MASLCALSPPSTSASSSSSRPQLHQRGFPSTFRIRASSSSSSSDSSASTSSPRVVVTRERGKNGKLIKALAKHGINCLELPLVQHTHGPDRDMLSSVISADTTFDWIVITSPQAGSVFLEAWKAAGTPNVNVGVVGAGTASVFEDVKQFSKQSLNVAFAPSKATGKVLASELPKNGKRCRVLYPASAKASNEIEEGLSGRGFEVTRLNTYTTVPVQHVDPVLLKQALSTPVVTVASPSAVRLIRGF